The following coding sequences are from one Planifilum fulgidum window:
- a CDS encoding flavodoxin, with protein sequence MRILISYASFSGNTKEVAEIIEQRLTKEGCAVEMHRIRRLNRRIPDPSQFDLFLLGTFTWGRGDTPDIVKDFVRQIGCKPPNVFVFGTGDTQFGGDDLFCKACDKLATFYGSTYAPLKIEQSPRGAQEETVTKWTEGVLKHWISSSKK encoded by the coding sequence GTGCGCATCCTGATCAGTTACGCCAGTTTCAGCGGAAACACCAAGGAGGTCGCCGAAATCATCGAACAGCGATTGACGAAGGAAGGCTGTGCCGTCGAGATGCACCGGATCCGCCGGCTGAACCGGAGAATCCCCGATCCTTCGCAATTTGATCTCTTTCTTCTCGGAACCTTCACCTGGGGAAGGGGCGACACCCCGGACATCGTCAAGGATTTTGTCCGGCAGATCGGCTGCAAGCCCCCCAACGTCTTCGTCTTCGGCACCGGTGACACCCAGTTCGGCGGGGACGATCTCTTCTGCAAAGCCTGCGACAAACTGGCAACCTTCTACGGTTCGACCTATGCGCCCCTGAAGATCGAACAGAGCCCCCGGGGGGCGCAGGAAGAAACCGTGACCAAATGGACGGAAGGAGTGCTGAAACATTGGATCAGCTCCTCAAAAAAGTGA
- a CDS encoding ribonucleotide-diphosphate reductase subunit beta, producing the protein MDQLLKKVTVLEPENPNKSTALFGGKASGILNWNDLAYPHFYDFREQIRSLFWRASEVDMTHDIKQFPELSPAERNAFLKIIGLLATLDGPQTDIALRIAHYSTDPSVKAIMATIADQESEHNHSYAYVLSSVATYDQQIETFEYGRKDPVLLKRNERIKQVYNEFASRPTLLNVLKAMVYSALLEGLFFYSGFAFFYHLARHQKMVGTSTMISYINRDELQHGRFIGELFRATLAEHPEHNTEEFAGWVYDQFRHAVEQETTWSRYILQDIEGIDLGEMEGYIQYRANKMLRLLGLSDLYENRTENPMKWIRAYADNFDGTKTDFFEQKSRQYVKVGDLNGFDEL; encoded by the coding sequence TTGGATCAGCTCCTCAAAAAAGTGACCGTGCTGGAGCCGGAAAACCCCAACAAATCCACCGCCCTCTTCGGCGGCAAGGCGAGCGGCATTTTGAACTGGAACGATCTCGCCTATCCCCATTTCTATGATTTTCGGGAGCAGATCCGGTCCCTGTTCTGGCGGGCGAGCGAAGTGGACATGACCCACGACATCAAGCAGTTTCCCGAACTCTCCCCCGCTGAACGAAACGCTTTTCTGAAAATCATCGGTCTGCTGGCCACCCTGGACGGGCCGCAAACGGACATCGCCCTGCGCATCGCCCATTACTCGACGGACCCCTCGGTCAAGGCGATCATGGCCACCATCGCCGACCAGGAGAGCGAACACAATCACAGTTACGCCTATGTGCTCTCCTCCGTCGCCACCTACGATCAGCAGATCGAAACCTTTGAGTACGGCCGGAAAGATCCCGTCCTGCTCAAGCGGAACGAACGGATCAAGCAGGTATACAACGAATTCGCAAGCCGCCCCACCCTCTTGAACGTGTTGAAGGCCATGGTTTACTCCGCCCTGCTGGAGGGGCTGTTCTTCTACTCCGGTTTCGCCTTTTTCTATCACTTGGCCCGGCATCAGAAGATGGTCGGCACGTCGACGATGATTTCCTACATCAACCGGGACGAACTGCAGCACGGGCGCTTCATCGGCGAACTGTTCCGGGCCACCCTGGCGGAACATCCGGAACATAACACGGAGGAGTTTGCCGGCTGGGTGTACGATCAATTCCGGCACGCCGTGGAACAGGAAACGACCTGGAGCCGCTATATTTTGCAGGATATCGAGGGCATCGACCTCGGCGAAATGGAAGGCTACATCCAATACCGGGCCAACAAGATGCTCCGCCTCCTCGGCTTGAGCGATCTCTATGAAAACCGCACGGAGAATCCCATGAAATGGATTCGCGCGTACGCGGACAACTTCGACGGGACCAAGACGGACTTTTTCGAGCAGAAATCCCGTCAATACGTAAAGGTGGGGGATTTAAACGGCTTCGACGAGCTGTAA
- a CDS encoding ribonucleoside-diphosphate reductase subunit alpha has product MPASQNPASDQKALESYIDRVLSGLRLKGLPEFKEKIFRRVSQKPGLSRDQLTNLLIATALENVDEANAPWSFAAARIFLDQLYRKAGENRGCAGKKYGDYYQLQRTLTEKGIYSPNILEKYTEEEIRQLARLIDPDKDLLFDYPGLHMLATRYLATDHEKNIYELPQERWLTIALHLMQDEPKERRHLLVQEAYWALSNLYMTVATPTLANAGLSHGQLSSCFIDTVSDSLIDIYNSNTDVARLSKDGGGIGVYLGKVRSRGSDIKGFKGASSGIVPWTRQLNNTAVSVDQLGRRKGAVCVYLDVWHADILSFLDLKLNNGDERQRAHDIFTGVCIPDLFMERVEERGDWYLFDPHEVRRVMGFSLEDYYDERPGGGSFRERYEACVRNDRLRKQKVPAIQIMIRIMKSQLETGSPFMFYRDQANRMNPNGHAGMIYASNLCTEIAQNMSPTVQYEETVDGDTIITYKKAGDFVVCNLSSIHLGKAVPAGVLERLIPIQVRMLDNAIDLNKIGVKQAALTNKKYRAIGLGTFGWHHLLALEEIPWESEEAVRLADRLYETIARLTIRASCELAKEKGAYPLFEGSDWQTGAYFEKRGYLSGNSAEEWKEIRNMIRRWGIRNGYLMAVAPNSSTSVIAGSTAGIDPVFKPFYYEEKKDYKLPVVAPDLDHRTYAIYRRSAHIVDQRWSIRQNAARQRHIDQAISFNLYVPHNIHAKVLLDLHLKAWKSGLKSTYYVRSTASDVEECTWCAS; this is encoded by the coding sequence ATCCCGGCATCGCAAAATCCGGCATCTGACCAAAAAGCGTTGGAATCATACATCGACCGGGTCCTCTCGGGGCTCCGGCTGAAGGGCCTTCCGGAATTCAAAGAAAAGATCTTCCGGAGGGTCTCCCAAAAACCCGGCCTTTCGAGGGACCAGCTGACGAACCTCTTGATCGCGACCGCCCTGGAAAACGTGGATGAAGCCAACGCCCCATGGAGTTTTGCCGCGGCGAGAATTTTTCTGGACCAACTCTATCGCAAAGCGGGGGAAAACCGGGGCTGTGCGGGGAAAAAATACGGCGATTACTATCAATTGCAACGGACGCTGACGGAAAAGGGGATCTACTCCCCCAATATCCTGGAAAAATACACGGAGGAGGAGATCCGGCAGCTCGCCCGTCTCATCGATCCCGACAAAGACCTTCTGTTCGATTATCCCGGCCTGCATATGCTGGCCACCCGCTATCTGGCGACCGACCACGAAAAGAACATTTATGAACTCCCCCAGGAGCGCTGGCTGACGATCGCTTTGCACCTGATGCAGGATGAGCCGAAGGAGCGGAGACACCTCCTGGTTCAGGAAGCCTACTGGGCCCTGTCCAACCTTTACATGACGGTGGCCACCCCCACCCTGGCCAACGCCGGGCTTTCCCACGGCCAGCTGTCCAGCTGCTTCATCGACACGGTCTCCGATTCCCTCATCGACATCTACAACAGCAACACCGACGTGGCCCGGCTTTCCAAAGACGGCGGGGGCATCGGCGTCTACCTGGGAAAGGTGAGGAGCCGCGGCAGCGACATCAAAGGTTTCAAGGGCGCTTCCTCCGGCATCGTCCCCTGGACGAGGCAACTCAACAACACCGCCGTCAGCGTCGATCAGCTCGGGAGGAGAAAGGGGGCTGTCTGCGTCTATCTGGACGTCTGGCACGCCGACATCCTTTCCTTCCTGGACCTGAAACTGAACAACGGAGATGAACGGCAGCGGGCCCACGACATCTTCACCGGCGTCTGCATCCCCGACCTGTTCATGGAACGGGTCGAAGAGCGGGGGGACTGGTATTTGTTCGACCCCCACGAAGTCCGGCGGGTCATGGGATTTTCCCTGGAGGATTATTATGACGAGCGGCCGGGCGGCGGGAGCTTCCGGGAAAGATACGAGGCCTGCGTCCGGAATGACCGGCTGAGGAAACAGAAGGTTCCGGCCATTCAAATCATGATCCGGATCATGAAATCCCAGCTGGAGACGGGATCCCCCTTCATGTTTTACCGGGATCAGGCCAACCGCATGAATCCCAACGGGCACGCCGGCATGATCTATGCCAGCAACCTGTGCACCGAGATCGCCCAGAACATGTCGCCCACCGTTCAATACGAGGAAACGGTCGACGGGGACACCATCATCACTTACAAGAAGGCGGGGGATTTCGTCGTCTGCAACCTGTCCTCGATCCATCTGGGAAAAGCGGTTCCGGCCGGCGTCCTGGAGCGCCTGATCCCCATTCAGGTCCGGATGCTGGACAACGCGATCGACCTGAACAAGATCGGCGTCAAGCAAGCGGCCCTGACCAACAAAAAATACCGGGCGATCGGCCTCGGCACCTTCGGGTGGCATCACCTGCTGGCCCTTGAGGAGATTCCCTGGGAATCGGAGGAAGCGGTCCGGCTGGCGGACCGGCTGTATGAAACCATCGCCCGCCTGACAATCCGGGCGAGCTGCGAACTGGCAAAGGAGAAGGGAGCTTACCCGCTGTTTGAAGGCAGCGACTGGCAGACCGGGGCGTACTTCGAGAAGAGAGGATACCTCTCGGGGAACAGCGCCGAAGAGTGGAAAGAAATCCGAAACATGATCCGGAGGTGGGGCATCCGCAACGGCTATCTGATGGCCGTCGCCCCCAATTCCAGCACGTCCGTCATCGCCGGTTCCACCGCCGGCATCGACCCGGTGTTCAAACCCTTCTATTACGAGGAGAAAAAGGATTACAAACTGCCCGTCGTCGCCCCCGACCTGGACCATCGCACCTACGCGATCTACCGGCGCTCGGCCCATATCGTCGACCAGCGCTGGTCGATCCGGCAGAACGCGGCCCGGCAAAGGCATATTGACCAGGCGATCTCCTTCAACCTCTACGTCCCCCACAACATCCACGCAAAGGTGCTGCTGGACCTCCACCTAAAGGCATGGAAATCGGGGCTCAAATCCACCTATTACGTGCGGTCCACCGCCTCGGACGTCGAGGAGTGCACCTGGTGCGCATCCTGA